Genomic window (Streptomyces sp. NBC_00078):
AGGCCGGGCCTATCGATATGAGGCCGTCTCCACCAGGGCCGCCTACGCGGCTGCTCTGATGAACGAAGCCTGGTCGCAGAGCGACAACCCCGCCGCCGCTCTCGTCGCCTTCTTCGGGATGATGAGCGAGGAACAGCGACAGGCCCTCAGCGACGCCGTACGCATGGTCCAAGGCCCGGAAACACCCGAAGCGGCCCCGGATACCGGCGGCGAAACCGCCCGTGAGAACCCCGGGTCGGCGCAGGAGCGCGACGGGCGATAGCGTCCGCACATGTCAGCAGAGAGTCCCGAAGGCCCCGAAGGCCCCGAAGCCAGCGCTAAAGCCATCACTGTCCGGAGGGCCCGCACCAGCGATGTCCCGGCCGTGCGCCGTCTCCTTGACACGTACGTCCGCGGCAGCATCCTGCTCGACAAAGCAACGGTGACGCTTTACGAGGACATCCAGGAGTTCTGGATCGCCGAACGGGACGACAACGCCGAGGTGGTCGGCTGCGGTGCGCTGCACGTGATGTGGGAAGACCTCGCGGAAGTGCGTACTCTCGCCGTGAAGCCCGGCATGAAGGGCGCCGGGGTCGGACACCAGTTGCTGCAGAAGTTGCTGCACACCGCGCGCTGGCTGGGCGTTCGGCGCGTTTTCTGTCTGACCTTCGAAGTGGACTTCTTCGCCAAGCACGGCTTCGTCGAGATCGGAGAGACACCCGTCGACACCGATGTCTACGCGGAGCTACTGCGTTCCTATGACGAGGGCGTAGCGGAGTTCCTGGGTCTCGAACGGGTGAAACCGAACACCTTGGGCAACAGCCGGATGCTTCTGCATCTGTGATCGCCGATCACCGCGGTGTATTCCGCCGGGCCGTGCCCAGGTTCCCTATGTCCGAAACGCGTATGTTTCCGGACGGGATGGGCCGCCCGTCTCCCGCTTGGTTCGCAGCGATCGCACGGCCGCTCTCTCGGCCCGCCTCTCAGTCCGCCTTCGGCCGGTCTCTCAGCCGGTCTCTCCGAGGGGTTTGTGTTTTTCCCCCAAAAGCGGTTTGCTTTCCGACGTACTGCAGTACTGCATATAACAGGGGACGGCGAAACGGCGGACGCCGCAGGCCCCCGGCCCTCAAGTTATCGATGAAAGGAAATCCGGTGGCACAGAAGGTTCAGGTCCTTCTTGTCGATGACCTCGACGGCGGCGAGGCGGACGAGACCGTCACGTTCGCGTTGGACGGCAAGACTTACGAGATCGATCTCACGACCGCCAATGCGGACAAGCTCCGTGGCCTTCTCGACGCCTACGTGAAGGGTGGTCGTCGTACCGGCGGCCGTGCTTCGGGCGGACGCGGAAAGGCGCGCGCCGCTTCCGGTGGCAGCCAGGACACCGCGCAGATCCGCGCGTGGGCGAAGGAGAACGGTTACGAGGTCAACGACCGCGGCCGTGTTCCCGCGTCCATCCGCGAGGCCTACGAGAAGGCCAACGCCTGATCGATGGCCTACGGCAGGGCCAAGGGCTCGGCGCACACGCGCCGCAGCCGCAACCGGTGGCAATGTGTCGCCACCGTGTCCACGAGTCGTACGAGATCGGGGGCGCCACCACCGCCCCCCACGGCCGACAGTGCCGGCAGCGAGGCCTCGACCTCGCGCCCCGGCTCGGGGGGCCGCAGCCACACGGCGGCCCCCTGCAGGGTGCCCGGACGCCCCACCCGGGGCGGCAACGGCGCCTCCATGACGCCGCCCAGGCCGGTCGCGGTCAGATCGAGCGTGAGCGCGCCCCATTCCAGCCAGTCCAGCAGCCCCGGCAACTCGTTGGCGCTCCCCGCGGCCACCAGCAGCCGCATCCGGCCGCCCTGCACGGCCACCGGCGATGCCGGCGCGAGATGGCGCAGGCCCGCGATGCCCGCCTCGGCCGGCATCTCCAGGACGTCGAAGCGGTCGCCCACGCGAAGCCGTACCGGAGCTCCAGGATGTTCCGCCCGCGCGGGCACGGTCGCCCAGCCCAGTTCGTTCTCGTACCAACGCCGGGTGCGATCGACCGGAACCACCGGATCGAGCGGCCGACGGGGGAGCGGGACCGCAGGGAGGCTGCCAACCATGCCAAGCGCAACTGTCGCAAGGGCCTCCGAGTTACGCTGGGTGTTCTAGTGGATGCGCAGAGTGCCGGAAATAAGGGCGCGCGGGGGTATGGGGTGGCGCAAGGTTGTTCGCCCGTAGCGGAGGGAACGGGTGCGCGCGGCATGGAGTGTCAGTCCCAGCGGGTAAGACATCCCTAGTGGGAGGGGGCGACACGCAGGACAGGGCGTCTCACGTTCGCCATCGGCGTACTGATGGTGAGGGTAACCACCTGGCCTGCGGGAACATCGTCTCGCACCATCGGGTTGGAGCAGATGTCGGCGTTCGGGGTCAGGAGGCAGTGTTGGTTCTCGGTCCGGTGTCGGCAGTTGGAATGAGCGGTCCCCGCTTGCGGGACTAAGCTGCGGAAGGACAGAGAGGGGAAGTTCCCCCCACTGCCTGACCGCTCTGAGGAGCGATTAACGATGTTCGAGAGGTTCACCGACCGCGCGCGGCGGGTTGTCGTCCTGGCTCAGGAAGAAGCCCGGATGCTCAACCACAACTACATCGGCACCGAGCACATCCTCCTGGGCCTGATCCACGAGGGTGAGGGTGTCGCCGCCAAGGCCCTTGAGAGCCTCGGGATTTCGCTCGAGGCGGTCCGCCAGCAGGTGGAGGAGATCATCGGCCAGGGCCAGCAGGCCCCGTCCGGGCACATCCCCTTCACCCCCCGTGCCAAGAAGGTCCTGGAGCTGTCGCTCCGGGAGGCCCTTCAGCTGGGCCACAACTACATCGGCACGGAGCACATCCTGCTCGGCCTGATCCGTGAGGGCGAGGGCGTCGCCGCCCAGGTCCTGGTCAAGCTGGGTGCCGATCTCAACCGGGTGCGGCAGCAGGTCATCCAGCTGCTCTCCGGTTACCAGGGCAAGGAGACCGCCGGCGCCAGTGGCGGCCCTGCCGAGGGCACCCCCTCGACGTCCCTGGTCCTCGACCAGTTCGGCCGGAACCTCACCCAGGCCGCTCGTGAGTCCAAGCTCGACCCGGTCATCGGGCGCGAGAAGGAGATCGAGCGGGTCATGCAGGTGCTGTCCCGCCGTACGAAGAACAACCCGGTCCTGATCGGTGAGCCCGGCGTCGGCAAGACCGCCGTCGTCGAAGGCCTCGCCCAGGCCATCGTCAAGGGCGAGGTGCCCGAGACCCTCAAGGACAAGCACCTCTACACCCTGGACCTCGGCGCGCTGGTCGCCGGCTCCCGCTACCGCGGTGATTTCGAGGAGCGCCTGAAGAAGGTCCTCAAGGAGATCCGCACCCGCGGCGACATCATCCTGTTCATCGACGAGCTGCACACGCTGGTCGGTGCGGGTGCCGCCGAGGGCGCCATCGACGCGGCTTCGATCCTGAAGCCGATGCTGGCCCGCGGTGAGCTGCAGACCATCGGCGCCACCACGCTGGACGAGTACCGCAAGCACCTGGAGAAGGACGCCGCCCTCGAGCGCCGCTTCCAGCCCATCCAGGTCGCCGAGCCGTCCCTGCCGCACACGATCGAGATCCTCAAGGGTCTGCGTGACCGGTACGAGGCCCACCACCGTGTCTCCATCACGGACGAGGCGCTGGTCCAGGCCGCCACCCTGGCCGACCGGTACATCTCGGACCGCTTCCTGCCGGACAAGGCGATCGACCTGATCGACGAGGCCGGCTCCCGGATGCGCATCCGCCGGATGACCGCGCCGCCGGACCTGCGCGAGTTCGACGAGAAGATCGCGGGCGTGCGCCGCGACAAGGAGTCCGCGATCGACTCGCAGGACTTCGAGAAGGCCGCCTCCCTCCGCGACAAGGAGAAGCAGCTCCTGGCCGCCAAGGCCAAGCGGGAGAAGGAGTGGAAGGCCGGCGACATGGACGTCGTCGCCGAGGTCGACGGTGAGCTGATCGCCGAGGTCCTCGCGACGGCCACCGGCATCCCGGTCTTCAAGCTGACCGAGGAGGAGTCCTCGCGTCTGCTGCGCATGGAGGACGAGCTCCACAAGCGTGTCATCGGCCAGGTCGACGCCGTCAAGGCGCTGTCGAAGGCGATCCGTCGTACGCGTGCGGGCCTCAAGGACCCGAAGCGCCCCGGCGGTTCGTTCATCTTCGCCGGCCCGTCCGGCGTCGGTAAGACGGAGCTGTCCAAGGCCCTCGCGGAGTTCCTCTTCGGTGACGAGGACGCGCTGATCTCCCTCGACATGTCGGAGTTCAGCGAGAAGCACACGGTGTCGCGTCTCTTCGGTTCGCCCCCCGGATACGTGGGCTACGAAGAGGGCGGCCAGCTGACCGAGAAGGTCCGCCGCAAGCCGTTCTCCGTCGTCCTGTTCGACGAGGTCGAGAAGGCCCACCCGGACATCTTCAACTCGCTGCTGCAGATCCTGGAGGACGGTCGCCTGACCGACTCCCAGGGCCGGGTCGTGGACTTCAAGAACACGGTCATCATCATGACCACCAACCTCGGCACCCGGGACATCTCCAAGGGCTTCAACCTGGGCTTCGCGGCCTCGGGTGACAAGAAGTCCAACTACGAGCGCATGAAGAACAAGGTCTCGGACGAGCTCAAGCAGCACTTCCGTCCCGAGTTCCTCAACCGCGTCGACGACGTGGTGGTCTTCCCGCAGCTGACCCAGGGCGACATCCTCAAGATCGTCGACCTGATGGTGGCCAAGGTGGACGAGCGCCTCAAGGACCGGGACATGGGCATCGAGCTCTCCCAGTCCGCCAAGGAGCTGCTGTCCACCAAGGGCTACGACCAGGTGCTGGGTGCGCGTCCGCTGCGTCGCACCATCCAGCGCGAGATCGAGGACACGCTCTCGGAGAAGATCCTCTTCGGCGAGCTGCGCCCCGGTCACATCGTGGTCGTCGACACGGAGGGCGAGGGCGAGACCAAGACCTTCACCTTCCGCGGCGAGGAGAAGTCGGCACTGCCCGACGCCCCGCCGATCGAGCAGGCCGCGGGTGGGGCAGGACCCAACCTGAGCAAGGAGGCGTGACCCTGCGGGGTTGAGCCGTCGAAGAGGGCCGGTGCCGTTCGGGCACCGGCCCTCTTCGCATGGTCGGAGGAAGGGAGGGTGGGGGAGAGCCGTCGTCGCATGCGTTCCGCGACGGCTGGAGCCCACCCGGTTCTCAGGACAACTGGCCGTCGTAGTCCGGGAGTTTGAACGCCTTCTCGGCGTGGCCGCCCGACAGGTCGGTGGCGCTGTTGCCGACGTTCGCGATGATCGTGTAGCCCTTGTTCTCGATGTCGACGCGCTGGGCGGTCTTGTAGGCGGCGACGTCCTTGAACAGGTCGAACAGACCGCGGGCGTAGAGACCGGAGACGTCGTAGCCGTCGTGCTCGAGGTTCCACTCGGTGGGCGCGTAGATGATGCCGGGGCGGGCGGTGACGAAGAACAGGGAGACGCCGTGCGCCTGGGCGTACTCGGCGACGTCCAGGACGGGCTTGTTGGCCGGCTGCGGGAAGCTGAAGCCGAAGTCGGTCTCCAGCGTGGTGTTGTCGATGTCGAAGACGATCGCCTGCTTCTCGCCGGGTCCGGCCGCGGCGATGCGCTGCTTCAGATAGGGCAGGGCCTGATCCATCACCGTCTGGCAGTCCTTCTGCCAGGTCGCATGGTCGACGTCCTCGGTGCTCGTCGCCGCGTTGGCGGGGACGGCCAGTGCCATGAGGGCGGAAGCGGAGACTGCGGTGACCGCTGCGCGGCGCGCCCAGGGGCGTCGGCTTCTCATGTGTGGGGGTCCTCTCACGTCCGTCTGCCGTTGTCTGGTGCATGTTCGGTGGCGAGGGTGGCGCAAGGGGAACCGTAGGGTTACTGAAGGGTAGGTGACCAGAGACGTGCGTCACATGATGGCATGAACATTACCGACCGGGAGGCGTCAAGTCCCGTAGCAGATCTGGCCGTTCGGGCGGGCGAGTCGGGGGAGTCGGGCGAGTCGGGCGCGGGGGACGGTGACCGTGAACCGGACCTGGCGCTAGCCCGCGGTGTCATGACCCTCGGGTCATCCATGCGGCTTTCCCTGGGGCCTGGTTGAGGGACGGCAAGGTAGTCCCGGTCATATCGCGGAGAGTGTGGATCTTGCGGGCCGGTGACATGCCGCACAGGCGATTTGTCCGTTACTAGGGCGGATAGTGGCAGCCCCGATGTGGGCAAAAAGGATTTTTGGTTAGGAACCTCAGGGGCGGTTTTGCCGTCGTGGGCCGGATCGGATTCCCGTCTGTCCCTGATGGGCGTTGTGTCAAGGAGTGGGAAGTTTTGCGGTGAAGTACTAGCTTCCGTCGTAGATCACAGGTTTTGGGCTCCGTGGGTCTCCGGGTTACCAAGGGATGGTCCACCCGACGGCCGCCTGTGCGCCGGGTGGCTCTTCTGTCCCCGTCTTCCCGAGGTTTCTATGTCTTCGCGTGTCACGTCCCGTTCCTCCCGTACGTCCCAGCTCCGCACCCGCGCAGCCGTCCTGGCCGCCGGCCTGGGAGTGTCGGTCGTGCTGGGTGCCGGGGTCGCGGCAGCCGCCGATGCCACCTCCGCCTCCAGCGCCGCGAGCGCCGCGAGTGCCGTCGAGGCGCAGGCCGCCGCGCAGGCCAAGGCCGCCAAGGCCGCGGCGAGCGCGAAGGTGAAGGCGCAGGCGGCCGCGGAGAAGACCGCTGCCAAGAAGGCCGCCGCTGCCAAGAAGGCGGCCGTTGCCAAGAAGGCGGCCGCGGCCAAGAAGGCCGTCTCCTGGGTGCACCCGGTGAAGAAGTACAAGCTGTCCGCGAAGTTCAACCAGGCCGGCGGTATGTGGCAGTCCACCCACAGCGGGCAGGACTTCGCCGTGTCCAGCGGCACGGACGTCGTCGCCGCCCACGGCGGTACGGTCGTCAAGGCCGGCGGGAACGGCGCCGGCGACGGCCCCGCGTACGGCAACGCCATCGTCATCAGGCATGGCAACGGCACCTACTCGCAGTACGCCCACCTGTCGCGGATCGACGTCAGGGTCGGCCAGGTCGTCGCCACCGGCCAGCACATAGCCCGGTCCGGCAACACGGGCAACTCCAGCGGCCCGCACCTGCACTTCGAGATCCGCAGGACCCCGAACTTCGGCTCGGCCGTCGACCCGGTCGCCTTCCTGCGCGCCAAGGGCCTGTCCCTCTAGGGCGGGCGCGTCCGGGGAGGGAGCGTCTAGGACGGGTGCGAGGCCTGGTGCGCCTGGGTCACCAGGTCCGTGGCGACTTCGAGGACCGCCCTGCGCTTGTCCTCGGGGTCGCCCTCGACGTCGTTGAGGACGAACATCCCGGCGTGCAGCGTGAACATCGCGCTGACGCAGCGGACCTGGTCGATCAGCTCGGCCTGCGGGTCGACGAGGATGTCGCGCATGCCCATCATGCGGCTGCGGAACGTCTCGCCGATGCTCAGTTCCTTCACCGTCCCCTGGTTCTCCTGCATGAAGCGGAAGAGCGGGGTCGCGCCGGCGAGGGCGTCGCTGTAGCGGCGGATGATCTCGTGCTTGGTCTCCAGCGACTGCGGCTGCTTCCCGCCCCACTCGATCAGTTCCACGATCGGCTGTGAGAGGTCCTCGAAGATGCTGACGAGGATCTCTTCCTTTGTCTTGAAGTGGTAGTAGAGCGCCGCCTTGGTGACGTCGAGGCGCTCGGCGATCTCGCGCAACGACGTCTTCTCGTAGCCCTGCTCGGCGAAGAGTTCGAGCGCCACGTCCTGGATGCGCTGGCGGGTGTCTCCGCGGCGCTGATGCTTGGTGCCGTCCATGGTGCCGCCCATCCTTGCACTCCCGAGAAACTTACTTGACGCCCGGCTAGTTGCGGGTCTACCTTCCCAGTGTAGTCAACTAGCCGGGCGGCAAGTAAGTAGCTGGCCGGGGGGAACGCCCAGGGAGTGGGGACGATGGCGGACACACAGACGGTCGAGACGAAGCCCGAGAAACAACCGAAGAGCGTGCGTGTGGTGCTGCTCGCGCTCATGATCACCATGATGCTCGCGATGCTCGACAACATGATCGTGGGCACGGCGATGCCGACGATCGTGGGCGAGCTCGGCGGACTCGAGCACCTGGCCTGGGTGGTGACGGCGTACACGCTGGCCACCGCGGCGTCCACCCCGGTCTGGGGCAAGCTCGGTGACATGTACGGCCGCAAGGCCACCTTCATGACCTCGATCGTGATCTTCCTGATCGGCTCCGCGCTCAGCGGCATGGCCCAGAACATGGGCGAGCTGATCGGCTTCCGGGCCGTGCAGGGTCTCGGCGCCGGCGGCCTGATGGTCGGCGTCATGGCGATTATCGGTGACCTGATTCCGCCGCGGGAGCGCGGCAAGTACCAGGGCATGATGGCCGGCGTCATGGCGCTCGCGATGATCGGCGGTCCGCTGGTCGGCGGCACCATCACCGACAACTGGGGCTGGCGCTGGTCCTTCTACATAAACCTGCCGCTCGGCGTGGTCTCGCTCGCTCTCATCAGCGTCGTGCTGCACCTGCCGAAGAAGCGCTCCCAGGCGGGCATCGACTACCTCGGTGTCGTGCTGCTGACCGTGGGCATCACCTCCATCGTGCTCGTCACCACCTGGGGAGGTTCGCAGTACGCCTGGACCTCCGCGCGGATCATGGAGCTCATCGGCATCGGTGTGGCCGCGCTGATCGGGTTCGTGTTCTGGCAGACCAAGGCGGCGGAGCCGGTCGTGCCGCTGCACATCTTCCGCAGCCGCAACTTCACGCTGATGTCGGTCATCGGCTTCATCACCGGTTTCGTGATGTTCGGCGCGACGCTGTTCCTGCCGCTGTACCAGCAGTCCGTGCAGGGTGCCTCCGCGACCAACTCCGGGCTGCTGCTCCTGCCGATGCTCGGCGCGATGCTGGTCACCTCGATGGTGGCCGGCCGGGTGACCACCAACACCGGCAAGTACAAGGTGTTCCCGATCGTCGGCAGCGCCCTGATGATCGTCGGGCTGTACCTGCTGTCCACGATGGACACCGGGACCTCGCGGTTCATGTCCGGTGTGTTCATGGCGGTCGTCGGGCTCGGCATGGGCTGCCTGATGCAGATCACCATGCTGGTCGCGCAGAACAGCGTCGAGATGAAGGACATGGGCGTCGCGTCCTCGTCGACCACCCTGTTCCGTACGCTCGGCTCCTCCTTCGGAGTCGCGATCATGGGTGCCCTGTTCAACAACCGCGTCCAGGACGTCATGACCGAGCGGGCCGGGGCGCTGGGCGCGAAGATCACCGAGAAGTCGGCGTCGCTGGACGCGAAGAGCCTGGAGAAGCTGCCGACGGCGGTGCGCGAGGCGTACCAGCACGCGGTGTCCGCGGGCACTCACTCGGCCTTCCTGCTCGGCGCGATCGTCGCGGTGGTCGCGCTGGTGGCGGCGGTCTTCGTGAAGGAGGTCGCGCTGCGCGGGACGGGACCGAAGCCGGAGGAGGGTCCGGCGGACGGCGCGGCAGTGCAGCCGTCGGTCGTCGAGGCCGTCTGATCCCACAGTGAGCCGAAGGCCCCCGGCAGGTGTCCGCCCCGGGGGCCTTCCTCATGCCTGACACGGCTCGGGGGGGGGCGTTGTCAGTGCCCCGTGCGACCATCGGGCTCATGGACAAGATGCGGCAGTTGCGGCTGGCCAAGGACGCCATGGACCGCGACTGGGCCGATCCTGAGCTGGACCTTGGCGCGGTGGCCGCGCACGCCGGGTACTCGCGCTACCACTTTCTACGGGCCTTCAAGGCGGCGTACGACGAGACGCCCGGCCACTATCTGACGCACCGCCGCATCGAGCGGGCCGAGGAGATGCTCCGCAGCGCCGATCTGAGCGTCACCGAGATCTGCCATCTGGTCGGCTTCAGCAGCCTCGGCACGTTCTCGGCCCGCTTCAAGGACCGCACAGGGCTGACGCCGAGCGAGTACCGGACCATGCACGTCGGCCGCGGGGCCGCGCTGATACCGGGCTGCTACGCGATGCTGTGGGCCGGCGGCTTCCCGCGCCGGGCGGCGATTCAGGAGCGCAACTCTGAAGAAGCGTCCTGACCCCCGCCCTGCCTACGGTGACGGACAGAACACCGGAACCGAGCCGGAAAGAGCAGAACCATGATCTTGGGCCTGGGCATCAGCACCGTATGGACCTTCGACCAGCAGCGCACCAAGGCCTTCTTCACCGAGAAGCTGGGCTTCGAGCTGCGGGACGACGTCTCCATGGGAGACATGAAGTGGATCACCGTCGGCGCCAAGGACCAGCCGGGGGTCGAGCTGGCCCTGATGAGCCTGGACGGCCCGGGCCTCGACCCGGAGTCCGCCGAGGCGCTGAGGAGGCTGGTCAGCAAGGGGGTGCTGGGCGCTGGGGCGTTCCGCACGGACGACTGCCGCGGGGACTACGAGACCTTCAAGGCGCGCGGCGTGGAGTTCCTGCAGGATCCGCAGGAGCGGCCGTACGGCATCGAGGCGATCTTCCGTGACGACAACGGCAACTGGTACTCACTGACCGAGCGCAGCGAGGGACTCGACTTCACGAAGGACTTCGGGTGACCACCGTCGCCGCCGAGCACACAGCCGTCCGCGTGGCCCTGTGGCGGGCCCTGCATCTGCGGGCCGATCCACCGCCGTACGTCATGGAGGACGAGATCGGGCTGCGGCTCGTGGATTCGGGTGACGGGTGGCGCGACCGGCCCGACATGGACGTGCACGCCACACGCCGCACCAGGGCGTCCATCGTGGCCCGGGCCCGGTTCGTCGAGGATCTGGTCGTGGAGCGGGCGGAGGAGGGCGTGGATCAGTACGTCGTCCTCGGTGCCGGGCTCGATACGTTCGCGCAGCGGCGGCCGGAGGTCGGCACCCGGGGGCTTCGGGTGTTCGAGGTCGACCGGCCCGGGCCGCAGGCCTGGAAGCGGCGGCGTCTTTCGGACCTCGGCTTCGGAGTGCCCGAGTGGCTGCGGCTCGTGCCGGTCGACTTCGAGGGGGACTGGTGGGGGCAGCTGGTCGGGGCCGGGCTCGACACCGGTCGGCCCGCCGTGGTGGCCTCCGCCGGCGTCACGATGTATCTGACCCCGGAGGCGATCGAGGCCACCTTCCGGCTCGTCGCGGGCCTCACCCCCGGCTCGACGCTGGTCACGACCTTCCTCCGGCCGATCGAGGACGTCGAACCGGAGGAGCAGCCACAGCTCAGGATCGCCATGAAGGGCGCCCGCGCCGCCGGGACCCCCTTCCTCAGTTTCTACCGGCCGCCGCAGATCCTCGCCCTGGCCCGCGAGACCGGCTTCCGGGAGGTCCGGCACATCTCGGCGGCGGATCTCGAACAGCGGTACTTCGCGGGCCGGACGGACGGGCTGCGGCCGTCGAGAGGGGAGGAACTGCTGGTCGCCACCACCTGAGAGCCTGTGAAGGGCCCTACGGCAGCATCGGGTAGGTGCCCGTGTTCGTCGGCGCATGCTCCGGCAGCCACAGCGCCGCCACGGCGCCCTCCGCCGGTACGTGATCCGGTGCGCCCGCCGGGCGTACGTTGCGGAAGGTCAGCCGGGCGCCCAGCACGCGGGCCTGGCCGGCAGCGATCGTCAGGCCGAGGCCGTGGCCGTGGCCCGCGCGGTCGGCGCTGCCCGTGCGGAAGCGGCTCGGACCGTCGGCCAGGAGGTCGGAGGGGAAGCCGGGGCCGTGGTCGCGGACCCGGATGACCCGGCCCTCGACGGTGACCTGGATCGGCGGCTTGCCGTGCCGAGCGGCGTTGGCGAGCAGGTTGAACAGCACGCGCTCCAGGCGGCGCGGGTCGGTCGTGAGCATCGACTCGTGCACCACCCGCACTTCGACGGCCGGGTCCTTGGCCGCCACCCGCCGGGTCACGAACTCGCCGAGCACGATGTCCTGCAGCTCGGCCCGCTCGGAGGCGCTGTCGAGGCGGGCCACCTCCAGCACGTCCTCGACGAGGGTGCGCATGGCCCTCGCGCGGTCCAGGACCAGCTCCGTGGGGCGGCCGGGCGGGAGCAGTTCGGCGGCCGTCAGCAGGCCCGTGACCGGAGTGCGCAGCTCGTGCGCGATGTCCGCGGTGACGCGCCGCTCGGCGTCCAGCCGCTGCCGCAGCGCGTCCGCCATGGCGTCCACCGCGCGCGCGAGATCGTCGGTCTCGTCCCGTACGACCCCGCCGATGGCCTCCCGTACCCGGACGTCGGTCTCGCCCTTGGCGACCTGGTTCGCGGCGGCCGCCGCCTTGCGCAGCCGCCGGGACAGCTGCCCGCCGATCATGACGCCGAGCGCGCTGCCGCAGAACACGACCGCCACGGAGCCGATGACGAGCGCCTGGTCGAGGTCCTTCATCACATTCGTGGACCGGTCCGGCACACGGCTGTGCAGGGACAGCACCCGTCCGTCCTTGGTCGGCACGGCCGCCCAGATGTCCGGCACCCCGCCATGGTCGGTGACGTCGCTGGCCTTGCGGCCATCCAGGACCTTGTCGCGCAGCGCGTCCGGCAGGTCGGGGTCGTCGATCTTGATGTTGGGGAAGTTCGGCCGCCGGTTCAGGTCGTAGTTGCGCTGCGCGATCTGGACGCGCTCATTGGCCAGGTCGCGCGCGTTGTCGAGCATCGAGACCCGGGCCGCGTTGTGCACCACGAAGCTCAGAGTGATCGCCACCAGGCCGGCCACCAGCGCGATCGCCGCGCTGAGCTTCCATCTGAGCCCGGTGCGCAGGCCCGCGCGCTCCATGCGCCGGACCGGGGAGCGAAGGATCCGCCGCATGACCGCCCCGCTCAGGCCTTCAGCTTGTAGCCGAAGCCGCGGACCGTCTCGATCCGGTCCTGGCCGATCTTCTGCCGCAGCCGCTGCACATGCACGTCGACGACCCGGGTGTCCCCGCCCCAGCCGTAGTCCCAGACACGCTCCAGCAGCTTGTCGCGGGAGAGCACGGTGCCCGGCGCGGAGGAAAACTCCAGCAGCAGGCGCATCTCGGTCGGGGTGAGCGCGACCGGCTGCCCGGCCCGGCGCACCTCCATGCCCTCGGTGTCGACCTCCAGGTCCCCGAAGGTGAGCACGGCACCGGTCAGCGGGTCCTCCGCGATCTCGGTCCGGTCGCTGCCGCCCGCGTGTCCGAAGCGGCGCAGTACGGCCCGGATCCGCGCGACCAGCACGGCCCCGTCGAACGGCTTGGTCACATAGTCGTCGGCGCCCGCCTCCAGGCCGAGGACGACGTCGATGGAGTCGGCGCGCGCCGACAGCATGATCACCGGAACGGTGGACTCGTCCCGGATCCGACGGCACAGGCTGACGCCGTCCAGACCGGGGACCATCACGTCCAGCAGGGCGATGTCGGGGCGGTCGGCCCGGAACGCCTCCAGACCCGACAGGCCGTCGGGCATGGCGGTGACCGCGAAGCCGTCCCGCTCCAGGGCGAGCTGGGTGGCCTCACGGATGACATCGTCGTCCTCGACGAACAGGACGTGGGTCTGCTCTGCCATCCCGTTGCTCTCTGTCCTCGTGGTGTGCGTGTGTGTGCGTGTGGGGGGTCAGTGGTCCGGCGCGGGCGTGGGCGTGTCGTCGTCGCCGGAGTCGAGCTCGCTGTAGTCGGTTTCGTGGGTGCT
Coding sequences:
- a CDS encoding TetR/AcrR family transcriptional regulator, which translates into the protein MGGTMDGTKHQRRGDTRQRIQDVALELFAEQGYEKTSLREIAERLDVTKAALYYHFKTKEEILVSIFEDLSQPIVELIEWGGKQPQSLETKHEIIRRYSDALAGATPLFRFMQENQGTVKELSIGETFRSRMMGMRDILVDPQAELIDQVRCVSAMFTLHAGMFVLNDVEGDPEDKRRAVLEVATDLVTQAHQASHPS
- a CDS encoding MDR family MFS transporter translates to MADTQTVETKPEKQPKSVRVVLLALMITMMLAMLDNMIVGTAMPTIVGELGGLEHLAWVVTAYTLATAASTPVWGKLGDMYGRKATFMTSIVIFLIGSALSGMAQNMGELIGFRAVQGLGAGGLMVGVMAIIGDLIPPRERGKYQGMMAGVMALAMIGGPLVGGTITDNWGWRWSFYINLPLGVVSLALISVVLHLPKKRSQAGIDYLGVVLLTVGITSIVLVTTWGGSQYAWTSARIMELIGIGVAALIGFVFWQTKAAEPVVPLHIFRSRNFTLMSVIGFITGFVMFGATLFLPLYQQSVQGASATNSGLLLLPMLGAMLVTSMVAGRVTTNTGKYKVFPIVGSALMIVGLYLLSTMDTGTSRFMSGVFMAVVGLGMGCLMQITMLVAQNSVEMKDMGVASSSTTLFRTLGSSFGVAIMGALFNNRVQDVMTERAGALGAKITEKSASLDAKSLEKLPTAVREAYQHAVSAGTHSAFLLGAIVAVVALVAAVFVKEVALRGTGPKPEEGPADGAAVQPSVVEAV
- a CDS encoding helix-turn-helix transcriptional regulator; translated protein: MDKMRQLRLAKDAMDRDWADPELDLGAVAAHAGYSRYHFLRAFKAAYDETPGHYLTHRRIERAEEMLRSADLSVTEICHLVGFSSLGTFSARFKDRTGLTPSEYRTMHVGRGAALIPGCYAMLWAGGFPRRAAIQERNSEEAS
- a CDS encoding VOC family protein, coding for MILGLGISTVWTFDQQRTKAFFTEKLGFELRDDVSMGDMKWITVGAKDQPGVELALMSLDGPGLDPESAEALRRLVSKGVLGAGAFRTDDCRGDYETFKARGVEFLQDPQERPYGIEAIFRDDNGNWYSLTERSEGLDFTKDFG
- a CDS encoding class I SAM-dependent methyltransferase; its protein translation is MTTVAAEHTAVRVALWRALHLRADPPPYVMEDEIGLRLVDSGDGWRDRPDMDVHATRRTRASIVARARFVEDLVVERAEEGVDQYVVLGAGLDTFAQRRPEVGTRGLRVFEVDRPGPQAWKRRRLSDLGFGVPEWLRLVPVDFEGDWWGQLVGAGLDTGRPAVVASAGVTMYLTPEAIEATFRLVAGLTPGSTLVTTFLRPIEDVEPEEQPQLRIAMKGARAAGTPFLSFYRPPQILALARETGFREVRHISAADLEQRYFAGRTDGLRPSRGEELLVATT
- the cseC gene encoding two-component system sensor histidine kinase CseC, whose product is MRRILRSPVRRMERAGLRTGLRWKLSAAIALVAGLVAITLSFVVHNAARVSMLDNARDLANERVQIAQRNYDLNRRPNFPNIKIDDPDLPDALRDKVLDGRKASDVTDHGGVPDIWAAVPTKDGRVLSLHSRVPDRSTNVMKDLDQALVIGSVAVVFCGSALGVMIGGQLSRRLRKAAAAANQVAKGETDVRVREAIGGVVRDETDDLARAVDAMADALRQRLDAERRVTADIAHELRTPVTGLLTAAELLPPGRPTELVLDRARAMRTLVEDVLEVARLDSASERAELQDIVLGEFVTRRVAAKDPAVEVRVVHESMLTTDPRRLERVLFNLLANAARHGKPPIQVTVEGRVIRVRDHGPGFPSDLLADGPSRFRTGSADRAGHGHGLGLTIAAGQARVLGARLTFRNVRPAGAPDHVPAEGAVAALWLPEHAPTNTGTYPMLP
- the cseB gene encoding two-component system response regulator CseB, which produces MAEQTHVLFVEDDDVIREATQLALERDGFAVTAMPDGLSGLEAFRADRPDIALLDVMVPGLDGVSLCRRIRDESTVPVIMLSARADSIDVVLGLEAGADDYVTKPFDGAVLVARIRAVLRRFGHAGGSDRTEIAEDPLTGAVLTFGDLEVDTEGMEVRRAGQPVALTPTEMRLLLEFSSAPGTVLSRDKLLERVWDYGWGGDTRVVDVHVQRLRQKIGQDRIETVRGFGYKLKA